In Mycolicibacterium gadium, the genomic window GGGCGATCAGCACGATCCGGCGAACGTGTGACCCGACTGTCTCGCTATCCTTGTCCACATGGTTACGCCGGCGAAGGCCCGACCGGGAACTCGCGAGGAACGGGACGTCGCCACTCTGGATGCGACGGATAGCCCGTGGGTGACCCTGGTCTGGGACGACCCGGTCAATCTGATGACTTACGTGACGTACGTCTTCCAGAAGCTCTTCGGCTACAGCGAGCCGCACGCGACCAAACTCATGATGCAGGTGCACACCGAGGGTAAGGCCGTGGTGTCGGCGGGCAGCCGGGAGTCGATGGAGGTCGACGTGTCCAAGCTGCATGCCGCAGGTTTGTGGGCGACCCTGCAGCAGGACCGCTGATCCGACTGTGCGCAAATGGAAACGGGTCGACACCGCCGACGGCCCGCGCTTCCGGTCGGCCCTGGCCGCTCACGAGGTATCGCTGCTGCAGAACCTCGCGACGTCGATGGTCGGAATGCTCAACGACCGCGAATCATCTTCTCCCGCTGATGAACTCCAGGAGATAACCGGGATGCGCACCGGCCACTCGTCGCCTCCGCAGGATGAGACGATGAAGCGGCTGCTGCCGGACTTCTTCCGCCCGCAAACCGACCATCCGGCGGGTTCCGGCCCCGCCGAGAGCCTCAACAGTGCGCTGCGCAGCCTGCACGAGCCGGAGATCATCGAAGCTAAACGTGAAGCGGCACAACGATTGTTGGACACGGTGCCGCAGCACGGCGGCAAATTCGAACTCAGCGAAGATGACGCGCACGCCTGGGCGGCAGCCGTCAACGACATGCGGCTCGCACTTGGCACCATGCTCGGCGTCGCGCAGGATGGCCCTGCCGAACTGCCGCCTGAACATCCGATGGCGGGACATCTCGACGTGTATCAGTGGCTGACGGTGCTGCAGGAGTATCTGGTGCTCGGAATCATGGGCAGGTCGTGACCATGGGTGCGATCACGGATGTCGCCGGAATCCGCGTCGGCCATCACCACCGGATCGATTCCGACGCGGAGCTCGGTTCGGGGTGGGCCACCGGAACAACCGTCGTTCTGACACCACCGGGGACCATCGGCGCCGTCGACTGCCGCGGTGGTGCACCCGGCACCCGCGAGACCGACCTGCTCGACCCCATCAACTCGGTGCGTCACGTCGATGCCGTCGTGCTCAGTGGTGGCAGCGCGTTCGGCTTGGCCGCGGCGCACGGGGTGATGGAGTGGCTGGAGGGGCAGGATCGCGGGGTGGCGATCGAGGGCGGCGTCGTACCCATCGTTCCGTCCGCAGTGATTTTTGATCTTCCGGTCGGCGGCTGGAAGTGCCGACCGGACGCCGAGTTCGGTCGCGCCGCCGCCGAGAGCGCGGGCACCGACGTGGCCATCGGCACCGTCGGCGCCGGCGTAGGGGCACGCGTCGGGGTGCTCAAAGGTGGTGTCGGCACCGCGTCGGTGACGCTCGAGTCCGGCGCGACGGTAGGAGCGATCGTGGTCGTCAACGCCGCCGGTGACGCCGTGGACCCCGCGACCGGGCTGCCGTGGCTCGCCGACCAGATCGAGGAGTTCGGTCTGGTGTCCCCGCCGGCCGATCAGATCGCGGCATACGCCGACCGCCACACCGAGCTCAGCCCGCTCAACACCACCATCGCCGTGGTCGCGACCGATGCGGTCCTCAGCAAGGCTGGGTGCCGCCGGATGGCCGTCGCCGCCCAGGACGGCCTGGCTCGCACCATCCGGCCGTGTCACACCCCGCTCGATGGAGATACGGTGTTTGCGCTGGCCACCGGAGCCATCGAGGTACCGCCCGATCCGGCGACACCCGCGTCGATGTCGCCGGAGGTGCCCCTGATCACCGCGCTCGGGGCGGCCGCGGCGGACTGCCTGGCCCGCGCGGTGCTGGTCGGCGTGCTGGCAGCCGAGTCGGTCGCCGGAATACCGACGTACCGGGACATGTTGCCCGGAGCGTTCGAATGAACGGACCCGGGTGCCGGTCGGCCGCGGCTAGCAGGGAGGAGTGAACGTGCTGGTGATCCGAGCGGATCTGGTCGACGCCATGGTCGCCCACGCCCGCGCTGACCACCCCGACGAGGCCTGCGGAGTGATCGCGGGACCGGAGGGCTCCGATCGCCCGGAGCGGTTCATCGCGATGACCAACGCCGAGCGTTCGCCGACCTTCTACCGGTTCGACTCCGGCGAGCAGCTCAAGGTGTGGCGAGAGATGGACGACGCAGACGAGGCGCCGGTCATCATCTATCACTCGCATACCGCCACCGAGGCGTACCCGAGCCGCACCGATATCTCCTACGCGTCCGAACCGGACGCCCACTACGTCCTGGTGTCGACGCGCGACCCCGACGAGCACGAGTTGCGCAGCTACCGCATCCTCGACGGCGTCGTCACCGAGGAACCCGTCAAGATCGTCGAGCAGTACTAGAACTCTGAAAGGAGTGACCGGCCCATGTCTGTCACCGTGTC contains:
- the clpS gene encoding ATP-dependent Clp protease adapter ClpS, whose protein sequence is MVTPAKARPGTREERDVATLDATDSPWVTLVWDDPVNLMTYVTYVFQKLFGYSEPHATKLMMQVHTEGKAVVSAGSRESMEVDVSKLHAAGLWATLQQDR
- the aosR gene encoding oxidative stress transcriptional regulator AosR, encoding MRKWKRVDTADGPRFRSALAAHEVSLLQNLATSMVGMLNDRESSSPADELQEITGMRTGHSSPPQDETMKRLLPDFFRPQTDHPAGSGPAESLNSALRSLHEPEIIEAKREAAQRLLDTVPQHGGKFELSEDDAHAWAAAVNDMRLALGTMLGVAQDGPAELPPEHPMAGHLDVYQWLTVLQEYLVLGIMGRS
- a CDS encoding P1 family peptidase, encoding MGAITDVAGIRVGHHHRIDSDAELGSGWATGTTVVLTPPGTIGAVDCRGGAPGTRETDLLDPINSVRHVDAVVLSGGSAFGLAAAHGVMEWLEGQDRGVAIEGGVVPIVPSAVIFDLPVGGWKCRPDAEFGRAAAESAGTDVAIGTVGAGVGARVGVLKGGVGTASVTLESGATVGAIVVVNAAGDAVDPATGLPWLADQIEEFGLVSPPADQIAAYADRHTELSPLNTTIAVVATDAVLSKAGCRRMAVAAQDGLARTIRPCHTPLDGDTVFALATGAIEVPPDPATPASMSPEVPLITALGAAAADCLARAVLVGVLAAESVAGIPTYRDMLPGAFE
- a CDS encoding Mov34/MPN/PAD-1 family protein, which translates into the protein MLVIRADLVDAMVAHARADHPDEACGVIAGPEGSDRPERFIAMTNAERSPTFYRFDSGEQLKVWREMDDADEAPVIIYHSHTATEAYPSRTDISYASEPDAHYVLVSTRDPDEHELRSYRILDGVVTEEPVKIVEQY